In a genomic window of Hoeflea sp. 108:
- a CDS encoding ATP-binding cassette domain-containing protein: MADIMLEIDNVSKIYPGRRGIFGSSAEVHALKNVSLSVRKGESFGLVGESGSGKTTLTRSILHLETPTSGSIRVQGQDLGKLSDTELRRLRSRVQIVFQDPYASLNPRMSVYDIITEPLVIHHETLGLSNRQRSDRAAELLSLVGMGPQHLHRYPHEFSGGQRQRICIARALASGPELLLLDEPTSALDVSVQAQVLNLLCDLQDRLGLTYFFISHDLAVVRYLCDRVALINRGEIVEQGDCAHIFDAPKSDYARMLIGAMPEVKVPAEPI, from the coding sequence ATGGCTGACATCATGCTTGAGATCGACAACGTCTCGAAGATCTATCCCGGCCGTCGGGGCATCTTCGGCTCGTCGGCAGAGGTCCATGCGCTGAAGAACGTGTCGCTCAGCGTTCGCAAGGGCGAGAGCTTCGGCCTCGTCGGCGAGAGCGGCTCAGGCAAGACGACGCTGACCCGCTCCATCCTGCATCTTGAAACCCCGACCTCAGGCAGCATCCGTGTGCAGGGCCAGGATCTGGGCAAGCTTTCCGACACCGAACTGCGTCGCCTGCGCTCCCGTGTCCAGATCGTCTTCCAGGACCCCTACGCCTCGCTCAACCCTCGCATGTCGGTCTACGACATCATCACTGAACCTCTCGTCATCCACCACGAGACGCTCGGGCTGAGCAACCGGCAGCGCAGCGACCGCGCCGCCGAACTTCTGTCGCTCGTCGGGATGGGCCCACAGCACCTGCACCGCTACCCGCACGAATTCTCCGGCGGCCAACGCCAGCGTATCTGCATCGCCCGCGCCCTTGCTTCAGGCCCTGAATTGTTGCTCCTTGACGAGCCCACCTCGGCGCTCGATGTCTCGGTGCAGGCGCAGGTGCTCAACCTCCTGTGCGACCTGCAGGATCGGCTCGGCCTGACCTACTTCTTCATCAGCCACGACCTCGCCGTCGTCCGCTACCTCTGCGACCGCGTGGCGCTGATCAACCGCGGCGAAATCGTCGAACAAGGCGATTGCGCCCACATCTTCGACGCCCCGAAAAGCGACTATGCCCGCATGCTGATCGGCGCGATGCCGGAGGTGAAGGTACCAGCCGAGCCCATCTAG
- a CDS encoding ABC transporter ATP-binding protein — protein MTQPLLSIRDLHLRMSSFDGRAHVLNGINLTVNRGEIWGLVGESGCGKSLTGLSVSRLQPTPPAHYTAGEILLEGQDLLKLSASEMQRLRGKRIGMIFQDPTTNLNPAFRIGEQLVDVALAAAERDPDVIGCSPNAGRRERRQAARKLAGEMLARVGIPNALARLDDYPHQFSGGMRQRVLIAMALIGRPDLLIADEPTTALDVSVQAQILELIKNSVKDFDMGVVLITHNLGVVAQTCSHVAVMYAGNIVESGPVAAVIGNPVHPYTRALMSAIPTRETKRGELRGLAGAVPNLITPPPGCRFAPRCQFAQPACTAATPPAISVGNDHLAACIRVAEMETLVHG, from the coding sequence ATGACCCAGCCTCTCCTTTCGATCCGCGACCTGCACCTCAGGATGTCCAGCTTCGACGGGCGGGCGCACGTGCTGAACGGCATAAACCTCACCGTGAACCGTGGCGAGATCTGGGGTCTCGTCGGTGAGAGCGGCTGCGGCAAGTCGCTGACTGGGCTGTCGGTCTCGCGTCTGCAGCCGACGCCTCCGGCGCACTACACCGCCGGCGAGATCCTGCTCGAGGGCCAGGACCTGCTCAAGCTCAGTGCGTCCGAGATGCAGCGCCTGCGCGGCAAGCGCATCGGCATGATCTTCCAGGACCCGACGACGAACCTCAACCCGGCCTTCCGCATCGGCGAGCAGCTCGTCGACGTAGCGCTGGCGGCGGCCGAGCGCGATCCTGACGTGATTGGCTGTTCGCCCAATGCCGGCCGGCGCGAACGCCGCCAGGCCGCGCGTAAACTGGCCGGCGAGATGCTGGCCCGCGTCGGCATCCCCAACGCACTGGCTCGTCTCGACGACTATCCGCACCAGTTTTCCGGCGGCATGCGCCAACGCGTGCTGATCGCCATGGCGCTGATTGGCCGCCCCGACCTGCTGATCGCCGACGAGCCGACAACGGCGCTCGACGTCTCGGTCCAGGCGCAGATTCTCGAGCTCATCAAGAACAGCGTCAAAGATTTCGACATGGGTGTCGTGCTGATCACCCACAATCTCGGCGTGGTCGCCCAGACATGCAGCCATGTCGCGGTCATGTATGCCGGCAACATTGTCGAAAGCGGGCCGGTCGCAGCTGTCATCGGCAATCCTGTCCATCCCTACACACGCGCCTTGATGTCGGCGATCCCGACACGCGAGACCAAGCGCGGCGAGCTTCGCGGACTGGCGGGCGCGGTGCCCAACCTGATCACGCCGCCGCCGGGCTGCCGTTTTGCGCCGCGCTGCCAGTTCGCCCAACCTGCCTGCACCGCAGCGACGCCGCCGGCCATATCGGTCGGAAACGATCATTTGGCAGCCTGCATCCGCGTGGCCGAGATGGAGACGCTTGTCCATGGCTGA
- a CDS encoding ABC transporter permease, producing MTTIEPNTADDLATPRRDRLRRAFFRFSQSRLSMLGAAIVAVVIFFTAFGTVLAPYPEHVAGGVDTASRFMPPSAAHPFGTNELGQDVLSLVMAGTTVSVLAGFGVVLIGSVIGTLVGAIAGFAKGWVDEVLMRLTDLTLTIPGLILAMAIAAALGSGFGNMVIAIALSWWPGYARLVRGEVLAAREEVYVTAARALGATPKRILFRHILPNVVSPIIVKMSLDMGFAILTVAGLGFIGIGVRPPTPEWGTLLSVSRSYMPDYWWTAMAPGMAMFLAVFGFNLLGDGLRDVLDPKARR from the coding sequence ATGACCACGATCGAGCCCAACACCGCGGACGATCTCGCCACGCCCCGCCGTGACCGGCTGCGCCGGGCCTTCTTCCGCTTTTCGCAGAGCAGGCTGTCGATGCTGGGTGCGGCTATCGTCGCCGTGGTGATCTTCTTCACCGCCTTTGGCACCGTGCTCGCCCCGTATCCCGAGCACGTGGCCGGCGGCGTCGATACCGCCTCTCGCTTCATGCCGCCATCGGCGGCTCACCCCTTCGGCACCAACGAACTCGGCCAGGACGTGCTGTCGCTTGTCATGGCCGGCACCACGGTATCGGTGCTCGCGGGCTTCGGCGTCGTGCTCATCGGCTCGGTGATCGGCACGCTGGTCGGCGCCATCGCCGGTTTTGCCAAGGGCTGGGTCGACGAGGTGCTGATGCGCCTGACCGACCTGACGCTGACCATTCCCGGCCTGATCCTCGCCATGGCGATCGCCGCAGCCCTCGGCTCGGGTTTCGGCAACATGGTAATCGCCATTGCCCTGTCATGGTGGCCTGGCTATGCGAGGCTGGTGCGCGGCGAGGTGCTCGCTGCGCGCGAGGAAGTCTATGTCACGGCCGCCCGCGCGCTCGGCGCCACGCCCAAGCGCATCCTGTTCCGCCACATTCTGCCCAACGTCGTCTCGCCGATCATCGTCAAGATGTCGCTCGACATGGGCTTCGCCATCCTGACCGTCGCCGGCCTCGGCTTCATCGGCATCGGCGTCCGTCCGCCGACGCCGGAATGGGGCACGCTGCTGTCTGTCTCGCGCTCCTACATGCCCGATTACTGGTGGACAGCGATGGCGCCCGGCATGGCGATGTTCCTGGCCGTGTTCGGCTTCAACCTGCTCGGCGATGGCCTGCGCGACGTCCTCGACCCGAAGGCGAGGCGCTGA
- a CDS encoding ABC transporter permease, translating to MLRFILRRLLLLVPVIVGLTIIMFAIARLLPGDPVALAAGPNATKAEISALAVEYGLDKPIWVQYGTYVSGLVHGDLGTSLLTRRPVAADIKAYLPATLELVFAAMFIAVVVGIPLGLVTAIWRNRWPDYLAQVAAIGAISMPRFFLGLLLQLCFAMWLMWLPLGGRLPIIVIPPRFVTGFLTIDSLIAGNWNAFFMSLRHLALPAIAMSLSPLATIMRMMRASTIEVMQQDYVMTARALGLPHRKIITKYVARNAVSATLTVIGLYFGWLLGGTVLVETVFDWPGLGLYATKAIVSQDMMPVIGVALVIGLLFVFANLIIDLLYGVINPKVRYS from the coding sequence ATGCTGCGTTTCATTCTGCGTCGGCTCCTGCTGCTCGTGCCAGTCATTGTCGGGCTGACGATCATCATGTTCGCCATCGCCCGTCTTTTGCCGGGCGATCCGGTAGCGCTCGCAGCAGGTCCCAATGCCACGAAAGCCGAGATCTCGGCACTCGCCGTCGAATACGGCCTGGATAAGCCGATCTGGGTGCAATACGGCACCTATGTCTCCGGACTGGTCCATGGCGACCTCGGTACGTCGCTGCTGACGCGCCGCCCCGTCGCCGCCGATATCAAGGCCTACCTCCCTGCAACTCTCGAACTCGTCTTCGCGGCGATGTTCATCGCCGTTGTCGTAGGCATCCCGCTCGGCCTCGTCACCGCCATCTGGCGCAACCGCTGGCCCGACTACCTAGCCCAGGTGGCGGCCATCGGCGCGATTTCCATGCCGCGCTTCTTCCTCGGCCTGCTGCTGCAGCTCTGTTTTGCGATGTGGTTGATGTGGCTGCCGTTGGGCGGCCGCCTGCCGATCATCGTCATCCCGCCGCGCTTCGTCACCGGCTTCCTGACCATCGATTCCTTGATCGCCGGCAACTGGAACGCGTTCTTCATGTCGCTGCGCCATCTCGCTCTTCCGGCGATCGCCATGTCGTTGTCGCCGCTTGCCACCATCATGCGCATGATGCGCGCCTCGACGATCGAGGTGATGCAGCAGGATTATGTGATGACGGCGCGCGCCCTTGGCCTGCCCCATCGCAAGATCATCACCAAATACGTTGCCCGCAACGCCGTCTCGGCCACGCTGACCGTGATCGGTCTCTATTTCGGCTGGCTGCTCGGCGGCACGGTGCTGGTCGAGACCGTGTTCGATTGGCCGGGCCTCGGCCTCTACGCCACCAAGGCCATCGTCTCGCAGGACATGATGCCGGTGATCGGCGTCGCCCTGGTCATTGGCCTGCTTTTCGTCTTCGCCAACCTGATCATCGACCTGCTTTACGGCGTCATCAACCCCAAGGTCCGCTATTCATGA
- a CDS encoding ABC transporter substrate-binding protein — MTSDQFNISRRGLLALAGVGLATTVFPRQLFAQSGGVLIIAAGQDIPNFDPHTATGYSASFFMRNVYDPLVRISGNPPVPAPGIAESWTVSPDGTEFTFVLNKAAKFHSGNAVTADDVVYSFARALKLAKGNSWMIRDIVTADGVTAVDAGTVKFKLTAPFAPFLQVLPWIFIVEKAVVEANLGSDSGETYLMTNTAGSGPFTVARFEVGTLYQLARAPEAWQAGGGNLEGVIWQIVRETATQRLMIQRGEAHIATDLTSEDMDALKGASGVVSVIEPEYRTFSIKMNTQHGPCTDINLRKAISYATNYQAILDAAGYADLMNGPLPKGILGFDANLVAYRTDMAKAKEYMAKSAKPEGGFKLKMYHVSGLEQQRRWALIMLDSLKQLNIELEIVPMNWPDMVTACKSPETFPDLFPVYQTANYGDPDNIAYAAYHSSRNGAWQNAVYKNPEVDALIEAGRKEIDQAKRVTIYGEFQKKVVEDAPDVFGVLERRKLAMRDTVKDYHFTPVASNAIEAWGLSLS; from the coding sequence ATGACCTCTGACCAGTTCAACATCTCGCGGCGCGGCCTGCTGGCGCTCGCCGGCGTGGGTCTCGCCACCACGGTTTTCCCGCGCCAACTTTTCGCCCAGTCAGGCGGCGTCCTGATCATCGCGGCCGGCCAGGACATTCCCAATTTCGACCCGCACACCGCGACGGGCTATTCCGCCTCGTTCTTCATGCGCAACGTCTATGATCCGCTGGTGCGCATCTCAGGCAATCCGCCGGTGCCCGCGCCCGGTATCGCCGAGAGCTGGACGGTCAGCCCCGACGGCACTGAATTCACCTTCGTGCTGAACAAGGCTGCCAAGTTCCACTCCGGCAACGCCGTTACCGCTGACGATGTGGTCTACTCCTTCGCCCGCGCGCTGAAGCTCGCAAAGGGCAACTCCTGGATGATCCGCGACATCGTCACGGCCGATGGCGTTACCGCCGTTGACGCCGGCACGGTCAAGTTCAAGCTCACTGCCCCCTTCGCGCCGTTCCTGCAGGTGCTGCCGTGGATCTTCATCGTCGAGAAGGCGGTGGTCGAGGCCAATCTCGGTAGTGATTCAGGCGAAACCTACCTGATGACAAACACTGCAGGTTCCGGTCCGTTTACTGTCGCCCGCTTCGAGGTCGGCACGCTCTACCAGCTGGCGCGCGCGCCGGAAGCATGGCAGGCCGGAGGCGGCAATCTCGAGGGCGTGATCTGGCAGATCGTGCGCGAGACTGCGACCCAGCGCCTTATGATCCAGCGCGGCGAAGCCCATATAGCCACTGACCTCACTAGCGAGGACATGGACGCCCTGAAGGGAGCGTCGGGCGTTGTCAGCGTCATCGAGCCGGAATATCGCACCTTCTCGATCAAGATGAACACGCAGCACGGTCCGTGCACCGACATCAACCTGCGCAAGGCGATCTCCTACGCCACGAACTACCAGGCGATTCTCGATGCGGCAGGCTATGCAGACTTGATGAACGGCCCGCTGCCGAAGGGCATCCTTGGCTTCGATGCCAATCTCGTTGCCTACCGAACCGACATGGCCAAGGCCAAGGAATATATGGCGAAGTCGGCCAAGCCGGAAGGCGGCTTCAAGCTCAAGATGTACCATGTCTCGGGTCTCGAGCAGCAGCGCCGCTGGGCACTGATCATGCTCGACAGCCTCAAGCAGCTGAACATCGAGCTCGAGATCGTGCCGATGAACTGGCCCGACATGGTGACCGCCTGCAAATCGCCCGAAACCTTCCCGGACCTGTTCCCGGTCTACCAGACCGCGAATTATGGCGACCCGGACAACATCGCCTATGCCGCCTACCACTCGTCGCGCAACGGCGCCTGGCAGAACGCGGTTTACAAAAACCCGGAAGTCGACGCTCTCATCGAGGCCGGCCGTAAGGAAATCGACCAGGCCAAGCGTGTCACCATCTATGGAGAATTCCAGAAGAAGGTCGTCGAGGACGCCCCCGACGTCTTCGGCGTGCTTGAGCGTCGCAAGCTGGCCATGCGCGACACCGTGAAGGACTACCACTTCACGCCGGTCGCCTCCAACGCGATCGAAGCCTGGGGCCTGTCGCTCAGCTAG
- a CDS encoding hydantoinase B/oxoprolinase family protein, translating to MSDLPNRWRVGFDIGGTFTDFVLYDSQNHSVTLHKRLTTPHDPSQAALVGLQELLDLQSIKHSDVGEIVHGTTLVTNAVIERKGAPVGMITTRGFRDLLEMGTEQRYDIYDLFVSFPDPMVSRDMRFEVDERMKASGEAETALDEAQVLQAAKALVAQGCEAVAIAFMHSYANPAHERRAADIIRAAFPDLSISISSEVVAEMGEYQRMVTTCANAFVQPLMHRYLTKLEKSLRGAGFAGALRLMHSAGGLMSLETARDFPIRLLESGPAGGGLATALFGKAAGLSDVISFDMGGTTAKACMIEDGRAEISPMMEAARVHRFVKGSGLPIKAPVIEMIEIGAGGGSIAAIDDVGLLKVGPHSASSDPGPACYGMGGKQPTVTDANLTLGYYDPNFFLGGRMKLDLEAARAAIARVAEPLNLTIEEAALGIHKVVVESMASAARVHLVERGKDPREYSMVGFGGAGPAHAVDVARAMGISSVLIPPASGAASALGFLAAPLSFEGVRSLRVELKTGFDTDAVNGVLTALEDEGRHQLTRSGIAAGDIVVERSADMRLVGQMHDISVQLPTTTLGEADLPAIREAFVRAYSARYAEPFEGARFESVNFRVRVAGSTPQLSLTGATGGGDTAARIKGHRICWFDEGKFETAVYDRYALRSGDTIAGPAIIEERESTTVVGPSDSVTIDAGQNLCVQVGALKAAEAFVTDEMTRAEAVARIKGDPIGLEIMWSRLVNVVEEMWLTVCRTAFSLVIAEAQDFACELLDKDGETLAHSPRAMPVFNLTLPRAVKALLTRYPAETLKPGDVLITNDPWLCAGHLFDIAIVTPAFRNGKLVGLMGTVGHVSDIGGTKDSLHAREIYEEGLQIPPMKIFEEGRPNETLIQLIRQNVRNGEQVLGDIFSFVAANKLGAERLDAFMHDYGMHDLGALAEVVQGLSEKAMRDAIRALPDGEYRSVITNNPLGETITYPVLVKVEGDSITVDFDGAPPQLPQGGLNSTLNYTAAHATYPLKCMLTPAVRGNAGCYRPFTVTAPEGSILNPTYPAAVNLRTRTGWYLAPNIFAALASASPDMVQSFTGLAVAANIYGKTTDGQFYSDMLFCGGGQGGSERGDGHSSLLWPTSAANTSIELMESRVPVLVLEKAFRADSGGAGKMRGGLGQVVRFRKRDEDGLEMLVSVYPEGVDNPIDGLFGGRAGGGARGRVLSTDGRVLRDCGTGELVSLHRTDQVVELVLAGGSGYGNSAERSPAAISRDLALGFVTPDHVALNYRHEPGTSGTVAPQENVAWA from the coding sequence ATGAGTGATCTGCCCAACCGCTGGCGCGTGGGGTTCGACATTGGTGGAACCTTCACCGACTTCGTGCTCTATGACAGCCAGAACCACTCGGTCACGCTGCACAAGCGCCTGACGACGCCGCACGATCCGTCCCAGGCAGCGCTGGTCGGCCTACAGGAATTGCTTGATCTCCAGAGCATCAAGCACAGCGACGTCGGCGAGATCGTCCACGGCACGACCCTGGTCACCAATGCCGTCATTGAGCGCAAGGGTGCGCCGGTCGGCATGATCACGACGCGCGGCTTCCGCGACCTGCTCGAAATGGGCACCGAGCAGCGCTACGACATCTACGACCTGTTCGTCTCCTTCCCCGACCCAATGGTCAGCCGCGACATGCGCTTCGAGGTCGACGAGCGCATGAAGGCCTCGGGTGAGGCGGAAACGGCGCTCGACGAAGCACAGGTCTTGCAGGCCGCCAAGGCGCTCGTCGCACAAGGCTGCGAGGCGGTGGCCATCGCCTTCATGCATTCCTACGCCAATCCGGCGCATGAGCGCCGCGCCGCCGACATCATCCGCGCCGCGTTCCCGGATCTGTCGATCTCGATCTCAAGCGAGGTCGTGGCCGAGATGGGCGAATACCAGCGCATGGTCACCACCTGCGCCAACGCCTTCGTGCAGCCCTTGATGCACCGCTACCTGACCAAGCTCGAGAAGTCGCTGCGTGGTGCAGGCTTTGCGGGCGCGCTCAGGCTGATGCATTCCGCCGGCGGCCTGATGTCGCTGGAAACCGCACGCGACTTCCCGATCCGGCTGCTGGAAAGCGGCCCGGCCGGCGGCGGCCTCGCCACCGCACTGTTCGGCAAGGCGGCCGGCCTGTCCGACGTCATTTCCTTCGACATGGGCGGCACCACCGCAAAGGCTTGCATGATCGAGGACGGCCGCGCCGAGATCTCGCCGATGATGGAAGCCGCGCGCGTCCACCGCTTCGTCAAGGGCTCCGGCCTGCCGATCAAGGCGCCTGTCATCGAGATGATCGAGATCGGCGCCGGCGGCGGCTCAATCGCCGCCATCGACGACGTTGGCCTGCTGAAGGTCGGCCCGCATTCCGCCAGCTCCGACCCGGGCCCTGCCTGCTACGGCATGGGCGGCAAGCAGCCGACGGTTACCGACGCCAACCTCACGCTTGGCTATTACGATCCCAACTTCTTCCTCGGCGGTCGCATGAAGCTCGACCTAGAGGCAGCCCGCGCCGCCATCGCCCGCGTCGCCGAGCCGCTGAACCTGACGATCGAAGAAGCCGCACTCGGCATCCACAAGGTGGTCGTCGAGAGCATGGCCTCGGCCGCGCGGGTGCACCTTGTCGAGCGTGGCAAGGATCCGCGCGAATACTCCATGGTCGGTTTCGGCGGCGCCGGCCCGGCCCATGCGGTCGACGTCGCGCGTGCGATGGGCATCAGCTCCGTGCTGATCCCGCCGGCATCGGGTGCTGCATCGGCGCTCGGCTTCCTCGCGGCTCCCTTGTCCTTCGAGGGCGTGCGGTCGCTGCGCGTCGAGTTGAAGACCGGTTTTGATACGGACGCCGTCAATGGCGTGCTGACCGCCCTAGAAGACGAGGGACGCCACCAGCTGACCCGCTCCGGCATCGCAGCAGGCGACATCGTTGTCGAGCGCAGCGCCGACATGCGCCTCGTCGGCCAGATGCACGACATCAGCGTGCAGCTGCCCACGACCACGCTCGGCGAAGCCGATCTGCCGGCCATTCGCGAAGCCTTCGTTCGCGCTTATTCGGCCCGCTATGCCGAACCTTTCGAGGGCGCGCGCTTCGAATCCGTCAACTTCCGCGTCCGCGTCGCTGGCTCGACGCCGCAGCTTTCGCTCACCGGCGCCACCGGCGGCGGCGATACCGCAGCCCGGATTAAGGGCCACCGCATCTGCTGGTTCGACGAGGGCAAGTTCGAGACGGCCGTCTACGACCGTTATGCGCTGCGCAGCGGCGACACCATCGCCGGTCCCGCGATCATCGAGGAACGTGAGTCCACCACCGTCGTCGGCCCGTCCGACAGCGTCACCATCGACGCCGGCCAGAACCTTTGCGTGCAGGTCGGCGCGCTCAAGGCCGCGGAAGCTTTCGTCACTGACGAGATGACCCGTGCCGAGGCCGTTGCCCGCATCAAGGGCGACCCGATCGGTCTCGAGATCATGTGGTCGCGCCTCGTCAACGTTGTCGAGGAAATGTGGCTGACCGTCTGCCGCACCGCCTTCTCGCTCGTCATCGCCGAGGCACAGGACTTCGCCTGCGAGTTGCTCGACAAGGACGGTGAGACCCTGGCCCACAGTCCGCGCGCCATGCCGGTGTTCAACCTGACCCTGCCCCGCGCGGTCAAGGCGCTGCTGACCCGCTACCCGGCGGAGACGCTGAAGCCGGGCGACGTGCTGATCACCAACGATCCGTGGCTGTGCGCCGGGCATCTGTTCGACATCGCCATCGTGACGCCGGCCTTCCGCAATGGCAAGCTCGTCGGCCTGATGGGCACCGTCGGCCACGTCTCGGACATCGGCGGCACCAAGGACTCGCTGCATGCCCGCGAGATCTACGAAGAAGGCCTGCAGATCCCGCCGATGAAGATCTTCGAGGAAGGTCGCCCCAATGAGACGCTGATCCAGCTCATCCGCCAGAACGTCCGCAACGGCGAACAGGTGCTGGGCGACATCTTCTCCTTCGTCGCGGCCAACAAGCTCGGTGCGGAACGTCTCGACGCCTTCATGCACGACTATGGCATGCATGATCTCGGCGCCCTTGCCGAAGTGGTGCAGGGCCTGTCAGAAAAGGCCATGCGCGACGCGATCCGGGCTTTGCCCGATGGCGAGTACCGCTCGGTCATCACCAACAACCCGCTCGGTGAGACCATCACCTACCCGGTCCTGGTCAAGGTCGAAGGCGACAGCATCACGGTCGATTTCGACGGCGCCCCGCCGCAGTTGCCGCAGGGTGGCCTTAACTCTACATTGAATTACACTGCAGCGCATGCAACCTATCCGCTGAAGTGTATGCTGACACCGGCGGTGCGCGGCAATGCCGGCTGCTACCGCCCGTTCACCGTGACCGCGCCCGAAGGTTCGATCCTGAACCCGACCTATCCGGCAGCCGTGAACCTGCGTACCCGCACCGGCTGGTATCTCGCGCCGAATATCTTCGCCGCACTCGCCTCGGCCTCGCCCGACATGGTGCAATCATTCACCGGGCTTGCCGTAGCCGCAAACATCTACGGCAAGACCACTGACGGGCAGTTCTATTCGGACATGCTCTTCTGCGGCGGCGGCCAAGGCGGCTCCGAGCGCGGCGACGGCCACTCCTCGCTGCTGTGGCCGACCTCAGCTGCCAACACGTCCATCGAACTGATGGAAAGCCGCGTGCCCGTGCTGGTGCTGGAGAAGGCGTTCCGCGCCGACAGCGGCGGTGCCGGCAAGATGCGCGGCGGCCTCGGCCAGGTCGTGCGCTTCCGCAAGCGGGACGAGGACGGTCTGGAGATGCTCGTCTCCGTCTATCCAGAAGGCGTCGACAACCCGATCGACGGCCTGTTCGGCGGCCGGGCCGGCGGCGGCGCCCGCGGTAGGGTGCTCTCCACCGACGGCCGCGTGCTGCGCGATTGCGGCACCGGCGAGCTGGTGTCGCTGCACCGGACCGACCAGGTGGTCGAGCTCGTGCTCGCCGGCGGCTCCGGCTACGGCAACTCCGCCGAGCGTTCTCCGGCAGCAATCTCCCGCGACCTCGCTCTTGGTTTCGTCACGCCCGACCACGTCGCGCTCAACTACCGCCACGAACCGGGAACCTCTGGCACCGTGGCGCCGCAGGAGAACGTGGCCTGGGCCTGA
- a CDS encoding IclR family transcriptional regulator — protein sequence MSVLNNAADVLRCFGNDCPDLTVSDVVRLLGMPKANASRLLKAMREANMLETIGDSHRHRPGRLMLDLAAAYRRSSLLIGRASDVVAEASATFGHTGYISVRDGKEVTAVADFQGTNALRVVSNIGRRLPAHLSSTGRSLLARLNDDEVHALYAGHVALADLPEQLSKVRHQGFAYSSQEATPGVDAIAISVADPRTDEAVSLCIVYPHALVDTKGRDEMIAALAKGAARIAEELGDSAFVAPRI from the coding sequence ATGTCGGTCCTGAACAATGCCGCGGATGTGCTGAGGTGCTTCGGCAACGACTGTCCCGACCTTACGGTCTCGGACGTCGTGAGACTGCTGGGCATGCCGAAGGCCAACGCGTCACGCCTGTTGAAGGCGATGCGCGAGGCCAACATGCTGGAGACGATCGGCGACAGCCACCGGCACCGCCCGGGCCGCCTGATGCTCGATCTCGCCGCCGCCTACCGCCGTTCCTCGCTGCTGATCGGCCGCGCCAGCGATGTGGTCGCCGAAGCCAGCGCCACTTTTGGCCATACCGGGTACATCTCCGTGCGCGACGGCAAGGAAGTGACCGCTGTGGCCGACTTCCAGGGCACAAATGCACTTCGCGTCGTCAGCAACATCGGCCGACGCCTGCCCGCCCATCTCAGCTCGACGGGCCGGTCGCTCCTGGCGCGGCTCAACGATGACGAGGTGCATGCGCTCTACGCTGGACACGTCGCGCTTGCGGACCTGCCCGAGCAGCTCTCAAAAGTACGGCACCAGGGCTTCGCCTATTCGAGCCAGGAAGCCACCCCCGGGGTCGACGCGATCGCGATTTCGGTCGCCGACCCACGCACCGACGAAGCCGTCAGCCTCTGCATCGTCTACCCACACGCACTCGTCGACACCAAAGGCCGCGACGAGATGATCGCCGCCCTCGCCAAGGGGGCCGCCCGCATAGCCGAGGAGCTGGGCGACAGCGCTTTCGTCGCCCCTCGGATTTGA